TCATGAACTCCGATGGAACTTCTTCCTTCACAGGGAAGTTAGCAGCCATCCCAAAGTTAACTTTCTCCGGCTTGAGCTCCTCCACTTCATAGTGAGTCTCCTTCTCCAAACCATCAACGTCGTACTGACTACAATCATTCATCAGAAGCGAGCAGCTACCACCACCGGACAAAGAAACAGGAGGACAGGACTCAGGGTAAAGCTCCCTAGCCAAGGACTCTTCCTGGTTAATAATAGCAAGCCAAGTAGCACTCTCCTTAGCAGTCATCTTATCCTGCAAGCACTTGGACTGCCTCACGAGCTTCCTGATCTTCGCAATATCAGGAAACATATGCTTGATAACCGCAGTCAACACTCCAACCTTCCACGCCTTCTTGAGATCATGAGGCTTCTTGTAAGGAGCAGGACCTTGGTCCTTAGGCAAACCAAGCTGCGGCCACCAGTCCTCTTTCCCATTAGGCCACCACGGAGGAGGCACGCCTTTCTCCAAAGGAAACCTTCTCTGAGGAGGATCACAGTGCTGCATCAACGCCGACAAAAGCGACCCCAGAGTCGTGTCCTGAAGCTCCTGCAACGTATGCGGAGTAGGTCCAATGGGGTTGCTACCTTCACGAACCCCAGGGATGTTGTTCTCCGCTTGGTACTTACTTATAGCAGCGGGACCGTTCCGATCAAACCTCACCTTATCTTTCCACCACTCCCTGAGATTATCAGAGGCCCCAGTCACAGGCTTCCCGTTCTCAGGGATGATCCCATACACAAAGCCCTGAGCTTTGCAGACCTCCATCATCTTCAGCATGTACTTCAAGATCCCGTCTTGAGCTCTGGACATCTTCTTCCTCCTGGCTTGCTCCTGAGACTGCCTCTGCTTGGCTGCGTCGACTCCTTCTTTGCTGCCGCTCTTGTCCTGCTCCTTGAGACGCTTGAGCCGCATCTTGTCCCTCCACATCCTCCTCTCGAGCTCGTCGACGTCGATCTCGTCGTCGGTGTAGTCGTCTTCAACGACTGAGTCGGGTTCGGGGTGTGCGGGCGCGGGACAGAAGTCAACTTCTCCGAGAGATGCGGGGGAGAAGAAGTCCATGTTCCCGCACATTCCCATCTCGTTAAACATCATCGTGACTCTCTTCAGAGTATGATTAAACCTGGGAGACACGTAACAATCAATAcatcaaatcaaaaccctaattccagAATTAGAAAGGGGGCTTTTTTTGTGGGATTCAATAATCGTTTAGAGAGGCGGTCAAGTAATAAGACAAGACATCAGATCTTATGTTTTTTCGACTTGAGAGTATCAAATTCAGACAGAGCAGAATCAATCTATGGGTTcggttacaaaaaataataataataataataatccacCGGAAAATCTAAATATAGAAAGGATCGTTTGTGAAGAGGAcataataagaaataaaaattgcaAATTTAatgctaaatattttttaatatagatCAAAGATATTGAGATTCAACAGGAAATAAAATTAGTAATTAGACATAGAGTTAGATCGTAGTAATTTGGAGTCAAAACCAATGGATCTACCAAAACCCCCCGTGAAAACAAACCTATCTACCGATCATCATCTAGAGTATCAATAAATCAAATTTGGAGAAGAGACGAAGTTGGTTACCTGGAGATTAACAAAGCAGATGAATAGAATTTGATTAAAAAGGAATCTCTGCCTTTCTCTTCTCTTGGTTTTGCGGAAAATGAGAGGAAATAATTAAACCCTAATTCATCGCCTAAAAAAGTTAGAGACgagaaagatgaagatgaaagagagaagaagaagaagaaaagtcgACGAAGGATCACGTGGGTCGAAAGCGACTTTTGTTACTTGCGTTTCTTTGTGGAGTCTCTCTGTAGATCATGGAGAGAAAGAGTGtgggtttatatatatttttattttttaaaagatcatttattgtcatttatttttcttattataaattatttcagAAAGTAATTAACAAAGCGCCTTTTGGCACTACTCACTGCTCCTCGTTTGGGGTTACTTTTTTTGTTCACTtccctcttttttttattaaatattacgCGGtgcaaatttaatgttttttcacTCGTATTATTAATTGACGCGAAACTAAAAAATCCGTTATTTCTCCCTCTTTTTTATTAtcttctttaaaatatatatatccattATCCATAACTGCATTAAAATTGgtcggaattttttttttttacaaagaaaCCATTTTAATAAGTTTACTTCACCGACATCTAGTATACAATTTTTAATCTAAAGAGGtaagaaaacattttaataagttttCGAGCTCAagattattataaataattatcatcACGTCCTACAACACGTTGTTGAAAcgaatcataaatattttatcatttctTTTTGCACTTTTCGAGTGTCTGAAAACTCCCAAAACGAAATTTATTCttaaacaaaacacacacacaagaaaGTGAAGAAATGGGACTGAAACTTGTAATAGTGATGAGTCGAAAATAGTAATAGAAACAGTTTACAAGATGAGCCTGAAGACAAAGGTCGGACTGTGAAGATCAATGAAGTTGGAATGGTTGGGATTCAATTGTTGGAGATATATATTTTCTCTGGGTTCTTCACTCACTCCACTCTGTGTTGCATACTCTAATGCCATCTCGTAATCCACCTGTAAAACCATTGCAAACATTcaaagtgatgatgatgatgatgcagcAATTACTTAAAACGAGTGATTGATGCAAACCTGTTCCACATGCTCAGCAAGCTTTTCTTTCAATGTTTCTTTGGTGATTATAAGTTTAGACACTTTCTCAAGCATAGCTGTTTCTTCCTCTTTGTAGCGCTTTCTCTTTTTTGTATGTTCTTCTGTCATTTGTTTTAGAACCTCGTACACCGCTCCAGTTGCATCCGGGATGTACCTGCTCAAACTGCGTTTTCTCTCTTGTTGTTCGCGTGCTTGAAGCCTCTTGACTATTTTGGATTTCAGTTGAATGCAGCATTGTTGAATTGCAGACTTGATGGAAGGAAAAAAATGACAAAAGTTTGATTTAACAAGTTGTGCAGCAGATAAAGTCGAGAAGTCTGAGGTTACCTTGACTGCAGTAGCTATTTCACTGATGTCATCTCCTATGTATTCTTTCCCTGTCCCTTTGAAAGGAATTTTTGTACTCACTATGCTCACAAATACTCCTATTTTATCTTGCGTCTGGTTAATCTTATAGCTATTCCAACTGCAAATGTTTTTCAAATTGCCCCAATTAGTAAAAGAAATTTGGAGAAAGATGCCAAATCAAATGAGATTTAGCCAAGCAAGCTTAAGAAGTCTTCTCACTTGATTCTCTTTAAGGCTGTCCTGGTCACAACATCACCTCCTTGTTCAAAAAGGAGAGGAATCCGGTTTGCAAAACGGAATATGTTGATCCCCTGTCATTTCAGTTCCCACAAAGTCCCCATAAGAAAGTAAAAGATTAGTATCGTGAGATCAAGATAAGTAAGGAATAATGcaagaagatatttttattttccaaatCGAGAAACTCGCTTCCATTTCTCTTTATGTTTCTTCATGGTTTTATAAGAGCGATGGATATCATCCATGCTAAATTTTAGTTGACTTATGAGACGTAGTAACAACCTATAACCTTTGGGAATTACTCTCTTTTGAGTGTGTTTGCAAACTTTGCTGCGAACGAATATACATGAATAAACAAAAGGAGGATATGACTTGCCTGTTTCACATCTCTTCCACCCACACTAACACCAGCTTCAACAATGAAAGGATGACCTTCAAATACCTGAGCACTGAACATAGATTCCAGGAAGAAGTCAACGCTTAACATAGCTCAAATCAACCACGAAGAACATAAAGGTAaagattgaccgatgaaattACTATATGATAGACTATTATAGCACACCATATTTATATTCCAATGCATTGGCAGAAAATTGAGGGTTGAATTGACAACCTGCCTGAATGCGTTGCCACCATATCTGGATGCAGCTCCTTGATAATCCCTAGACGAAGATTGTATTCTCCTGCCGGGCtaagacactacaagaaaaaaaaacagagtatgaTGAGAACTAACTTTTTGCTATAATCCAGATGCTCTACcaaattaaacttttaaaagacCCTCAAGAGAGACATAGGAATAATAAAGCAGTTCCCAATGTACAGCTAAGAGAAAGCAGATGCTTACATCACCACTAGGGTCGTCGAATTTAGCTTGGCGGAATAACTGATGTATGCGCACCATTTGCTGAGATGTCACAGACTTGACAGCCATGCCAGGGCTGAAATCGGGTCCCATTTCccctgaaagaaaaaaaagtgattGACTTTGAGTCGAGGGATATTATAGATGGTTTTCTTTATATTATATCGACATTCAAACTTATATAACAAAAGAGATCGGTGTCATACTTACCAATTAATCGCGCTGCAAGGTTTTTGTTAATATTCACAAATTCATTCTGAAGAAACTGCAGAAGGGTCTTTTTGGAAGTGTCTGTAACAAGGCGCTTGATAAGCAGCAAGTCAACTGACGAAGGATGGTGCTTTGTCTCGATAGGAATTGGGGGCATCACATCCGTTCTTCGAGTAAATTTTACAGTGACATTTTtcctatattatattttaaaaaaaaattgaacaactTAATAATGCTGCATGTGAacagatatatatatgtgaCAGGGCAGCAAGAAGACAGAGAGACAGATATCATACTCGGGTGTTTCTGAAATAAATCTAAATAGAAACTGCGCATAAGGAGTAATAACAGCCATTTGGCGCATGTAGTGCAAGATCTTTGactggaaaagaaaaaataaaacgtGTTAGACATTCTGCAGACAAAAATATCTAAAGAAATAAGGTACAGCAAAAGGACTATCAAAACTACTTACTCTGTATGTTGTCCAGTTTCCCTCAATTACCACCTGTATTTCGGCTCCATGCCATTTCTCTTTGTTGGCCTTCTTCTCGTGTAGATGAATGTGAGGAATGTTCCTGCAAGTTAACCATTTAAAGATCATTCTTTGACGCTGAGCTAAATGATGACTTTCTTAAAAGATTCGAAACAGTCAAACCATACACAGATAATCATGAGAAGACGTCGAATATTCAAAGGATTCATGGCTATTATTGTCACATGCAGAAACATAAACAGTTAGGTAGATAGCTTCAGAGAAGCTGTTCATGTATTCAAGGGGTACCTGTgaatatcaatatccaatctgCAGAACGTAACATAGTTTTGGCTCTTCATAGATGAAGAGATCTCTATGGGGAGGCCTGTACTCATTTTGGACCAAATTAAAGCCTGCACGCCAggagaaaacagagaaaatagaAGAGTTAAACAGGTTCTCTAGGAAAACTTTAGTTATGAAGGGTAACATTCCatatttaatgcatatttttacCACTCCTACACTCTCCATGTAAAGTATAAATTACAAGGCCAAGCACAGATATTAAACATGctatataagaaatcaaaagaaacaaaagagtacCATCTTTGCCCCTAAACCAAACTTTCCACGAGTTTGCTTCAGTCCATACTTCGTCCCAGACAGAACTGTAAGAAGAACAATTCTTAAATCTAGCCTCAAGACAAAAGCTTTTTATAAGGATGATACGCAAGGCTAAATAAATAAAGTGAGAGTGGCCATTAGTTATTTACCTCTGCCAAACATATTTGGGATGTCATCGTGTGGCATCCCCTTACCATTATCCTACATTATGATCAACTCAAGTCAAATCTCAAAAAACAAAATGCACAAGAACATATTTATATTCTGAAGGTATATATGGCTGTAAGCCTGTCACTGTTACTAACCCTTGAGACTGAAATGGCACACAGCAATATCTGTAgaactaaaacaaaaacaattcaaataCTCACCTTACATGTAACCTTGTAATAGGATGCTTCCCCACGAGCCTTTAAAACCTTAGAGACTCCAggctctttgtttttctttcctgAAGCCAAATTTTTGGCTTGTATCTCACTGGCACGAGCTTCCTTTACTAACCTTTTCTACAAATCAGGAAACAAGTACCAAAAAAATCAGAATTGTTAACAATCCAGAAGAATGCAGAACAGTGAAACAAAAGCTGCTTTAACCAGACAGAGTGAGACAattaagagagagagggagagagttgGAGGACCTCACGGGCCTTGTCAGTCTCGTAGTCATCATAGAGCTTGGTGTCAACACGTTCCCGATCAATAAGACCAATCATGGAATTGAACTTAGATTTTCCAATCTCTTCgctttcaaaagaaaacaagacaGTCGGTGAATCTAGTGACAGTAAGAAAACTGGTCAACAGAACTTTAGATTTGTCATATTGAATGATCTCAAAGTACGTATTCTGATATGTGAAAGGAAGGGAACGTACATAGTAACTTCAACCTCAGGGAGCTCAGAGATGGACTCAGAAGAATCAAGAGCGTTTTCAACAAGCTCTCTCACTGTAGTGTACAGTGACTTCCCTGGCTGAAAAATAATCAACAATTTAAAACAAATCGGGCATTAAGGTTCCATTGTTTTTGAACTGAAACAAAGGAATCGGAGCTCACATTATCGAATCCAGCAATGTTCTTGTTCTCGGCGAAAAACTCAGCTGGAGATTctgcaaatttcaaaaagaaattactTTGAATTCAGCTCAATTAAACTGTGGAATGTGGAGATAAAAGTAGCAGCATTACTCTGCTTGAGGGTGCTCTCTTTACTGCTCTCTTTAGTGTTCTTAGAGGTCTTGGAGCTTCCCTTCTTCGTTTCAGCTGGACTATCACCTCCGGCCATCGAGAAAGAGTATCAATCAAATCTCAGAGTAGAAGAATAGATCCGATCCCCCAAATTCGAAGCAGGGATATCTAGGGTTGGTTTATATGAAAGGAGGGAAGTTGGGGAAATCGATGAGAGAGAGGTTGATTATAGCTGATTATAGGGGTAAAACGGTAATTTCGACCATGAAGTTATTCGATTCACAGTGAGCGATATCAAGCGTTTGCGATTTGGATTCGACAAGCAAAGCGGTTACGATACATATGACGTTTGCGGTTGAGTTAGCACTTAGCAGCAGCAGCAAGTGTACTTTGTTTGTTtgcttggatcagattcaaaaAATCTCACACAGAGATCGACgagagaaaaaaaggaaaatggcGAATGCTTCACCACCTGGAATCGCCATTCTCGGAGCTGGGATCTTCGTCAAGACGCAGTACATTCCTCGCTTGGCTGAGATCTCCGATCTCGTCAACCTCAAAGCCATTTGGAGCCGTTCTGAGGTAACAATTCGATCACTGCGCTTGATCTGGGAGATGATTTGAATCAACGACGAATATGTAGCTTATGTAACAGTTAAAAATACACCATTAGGCTTGCTTCCTTATCATCTCATCGCCCCTGATCGAATCGGTTTGGTGACTTATGGTTTTTGTTTGAAGGAATCTGCGAAAGGAGCTGTGGAGGTAGCGCGGAAGCATTTTCCTGGAGTGGAGTGCAAATGGGGAGATGAAGGTTTGAATGAGATCATTCAAGATAGTTCCATTCTTGGTGTTGCTGTTGTCATTGCTGGCCAAACCCAGGTATATCCTTTAATCATATAGTTGGAACATTACCAATCAATTGCGTATTTTTGTTCTTACTGAGTGAACTCAAAATCTTATTATGCATTTTAGGTTGAAATGTCTCTGAAGATGCTCAAAGTAGGAAAGCACGTCCTTCAAGGTGACTTGTCCACTTCTTTAATCCGAAAAGGCTGCCTTTGATTGCTCAAACATGGATAATGGTCGAGTTTTTGGCTCTGTTTTACCGTTACTAAACTAGTAATGTTATTGCTACATGAAATGTATCCCAacttaaaaacactaaagagtcttcttctttcttgatATGTATGTTGCTGTCCTGGATCGGTTTTCAGAGAAGCCAGCTGCTGCTTGTAAGTTGATGATCACTGCTCTTGTTTAAACCAGCTTGTCATCCATCCTTTTTTACATGAGAGATGTGTAGCATGATCCACGTTTTTTTTGTTGCAGCAATCGGTGAGATTGAAACTGCAATGACCagctataaaaatatttctactgATTCCCCATGCCGTCCAATCTGGGCTGTGGCTGAAAATTATCGTTTTGAACCAGCTTTTGTTGAGGTAAATGCTACTTAGTGTCTTCCTGGCACTTCCTGTTGAGCAACTAACATTATATCTCATGATTTGACTTTTTTGGCAGTTGAAGAAACTTGTGGAAGAAATTGGGGATATGATGAACGTCCAACTTATTATCGAGGGATCAATGAACAGTTCCAATCCTTACTTCTCAAGCTCCTGGAGACGAAACTTGGACGTACGTAATGCTTTCTGTTTTTGCCACAATCTTTTTCTATCAGACTCTGTTGCATCTCCCTAACACGCTGCTTACTTAAATTGTAACTTACGAATTTTATGGCTCCAGATGCTATCATCCTGCCAGAATCATTTTGCTTTACAACAATTATATCaatcacacatatatatatatatatatcccgaCGAAGCTGTGtgttattttgttaatatttacCCGTCCGCTCTTCATATGCAGGGTGGTTTCATCTTGGATATGGGTGTGCATTACATTGCTGGGTTAAGAATGGTACCGTACATCttcattaactaataaatacGCTTTTCCGAATATCCCGCTTTTGGGCCAAAATTTTGATGTATTGGTTTGTGATGAACAGCTTGTTGGATGTGAGGTAACATCAGTCTCAGCCACCACCTCCCATGTTGATAAGACTTTACCTGCACCAGACAACATTACATCAAACTTGTAAGTTTAGATACATCAATCCCATGTTTCTTAGCACACTAATTTCACATGAATACTCTAATCCAGGACGTTTCTTTGCTCTGCAGTCAGCTAGAGAACGGGTGCTCTGGAGTCTTTGTGATGGTCGTCTCTTCAAGGTCTCCAAAGGCATGTAGTAAGACTTAGATGTTCTGCTTTCCACAACGCTTTAGCCTAAGAACCATAGTTTTTTTCTCACAGAAAATTCTGTGTTTTAGATATTATGGAGAGTCGTAGGATTAAAGGGCACTGTTCAACTTGAGCGTGGAGTTCAAGATGGCCGACATGGTTACATGGTTTGTATACTCTTAACATATGATCAACTGAAGTATATCCATATTTTGCTCGaatctaaactaaaatgactatgATCTTCTGAGCTTTTCAGGCCACAGTTTACGGGGAAGGAGGGACATCGAGGACCATCTTTTACCCGTTCAGTGGAGTGACTGAAGAGCTAAAAGCATTCTTCAATGACATCTCAGGAGCTTCAAAGGTAATCCTCGAATCTTAGCCCTTGGAAATGGAATGCAGGAACTCAAAACCTTGGTGGTCTGTTATCTAAACTATCCTAATGTGTCCTGACGCATTTGCTGCAGGAGCAAGAGCCTCGTCTATCATACGTGGAAGGTGCTCGGGACGTTGCTGTTCTTGAAGCAATGCTTGAGTCTGGTGCAAGGAACGGAGCTGTTATTCCCGTTAAAAAGTTCTAGCTTTGAAGCTCGGACAAGTATTGTGAAGACATCAAGAACCACCAAAGAAGCATTGTCTGAATAAAGTCTCATGGGGATTCAAATTCAAACCgaaactattttgtaaccaatCCTTTAATATCCCGATCATTATTATGCACTGAAGCTTATTAAACAACTACACGACGCATTGATGAAATTAATTTTCATGGGAATTCAAAGCAATCCTTTTATTATCCGAGCACTATGCACTCTAGGTTTGCTGTTCTAAAGcttattaaataattacaagAAGAATTTCAAAAGCCTATAACACATCATCCAAGTTAAGGCATCAAAAGTACGTGAATAAattagaaacaaacaaaaaagcaatacAAGGATAGGCCTGAGATGGTTTCAGCTCAAAGCATGTGCTCAAATCCTCCACCTTGATGTGATGGGACTCGACCAACTCCAACATTGTGAACCAGCTGTTGCAGCCACCTCCTCGCGATTTGATCCTCCTGAAAACAAGCACAACTCCAAGTTTCAACTAAGCTGCCATGTTTTAGACGAACAAGTTCAAAACCCCGAGTCAATGTATGAAAAATGACTTACGCGAAGACAATTGCTGAAGGTTCCATCTCGCAGCGAGTCAGGGAGACAGCTTCCGAGTGCAGCACAAGCCCTAAGTAACACATAAAAGACAGAGCTCAAGCATGAAACAGCCAGCCAACACACATCAACGAGGAAGTTTGTTTCGAGCTAAACGAACCTTGGGTTGTCTGATAAACGGAGATAACAACGAATGATATGCTTCAAAAGGCGTGGAGAAGGCTGCTCCACAAGTGACTGAACCATGTTTCCCAACACTCGACCAACAGCGAAAAACCGCTCCGCTGTTGTGCAGATGTAATCCATCCCCACATCATCCAACAAGATCTTCTGAACTATGAATGTGGCAACCTAACATTATCACAGCAAGTTGATTCGTAAAAAAGGCATTAATCCACAATATCATTGTAAAAGGCTTacagttttcgacagctcgctcCCCATCTCCATGGTGCGGAGGCACAGAGGAATAATTTCGGTTGATAGAAGGAAGCTAATGACCTCTGTATCATCAACCTGGTGAAAGAATGATGTCAATGATCTTTCTTATTTCATACACTAACTAGCTAAAAGGCTACTACTATTTACACATTAGTCCTTCACCTTCAGCAAAAGTATGCTGGGGAACCTCAAAATAGAAGGGGGAAACAAGCTACAGTAAAGGGACGGGATGGTTTACCTTAACAAGAGCACCAATGACACCTAAGCTAGTAAGGCGCAAGTACTCGAAAGGTCTTGACTTACTCGTTGTGTTCAGGAAAGGGTAAAGGTACAGTGGGATGTGAGCTGTGcataagaaacaaaacaaggCATAACAACGAATCCATCAGTTGAAATAAACTGAAATCATAAAGGAGATATACAATAAACAGATAACTACCACAGATAGCATTAAATAGACAAGATGATACGATAAAACATTTAATGGTACACAATCTTATTTGTATAACCCAATGAACAGAACAAGAACAATACCCTTGAGAAATAACATCCTTGTGTCGGAATGAGAGGCTACGCACTGAAGGGTATGAAAACAAGAAATAAGTGTGTCAGGAATCTGTTAGGCAAAAGACATGAACATCAAACCAAACATGCTAAAGA
This genomic window from Brassica napus cultivar Da-Ae chromosome A5 unlocalized genomic scaffold, Da-Ae chrA05_Random_25, whole genome shotgun sequence contains:
- the LOC106451859 gene encoding protein ETHYLENE INSENSITIVE 3, whose protein sequence is MMFNEMGMCGNMDFFSPASLGEVDFCPAPAHPEPDSVVEDDYTDDEIDVDELERRMWRDKMRLKRLKEQDKSGSKEGVDAAKQRQSQEQARRKKMSRAQDGILKYMLKMMEVCKAQGFVYGIIPENGKPVTGASDNLREWWKDKVRFDRNGPAAISKYQAENNIPGVREGSNPIGPTPHTLQELQDTTLGSLLSALMQHCDPPQRRFPLEKGVPPPWWPNGKEDWWPQLGLPKDQGPAPYKKPHDLKKAWKVGVLTAVIKHMFPDIAKIRKLVRQSKCLQDKMTAKESATWLAIINQEESLARELYPESCPPVSLSGGGSCSLLMNDCSQYDVDGLEKETHYEVEELKPEKVNFGMAANFPVKEEVPSEFMRKRKPSRELNTMMDRTIFTCENTGCAHGDVSRGFLDRNSRDNHQFVCPHRDSGLPYGAPSRFHVSEVKPVVGFSQPRPVNSVSQPIDLTGIGVPEDGQKMISELMSMYDRNVQSNQNQTSMVMETQLLQPTVQNHQEHLQFQGNMVEGSFFEDLNIPNRVNNQVFFQGNNNNSGFKYDTAHTNNNNNFEAAHNNGSSNRFQLVFDSPRLIWPHSITEMICQCRE
- the LOC125594253 gene encoding DNA topoisomerase 6 subunit B isoform X2 → MIGLIDRERVDTKLYDDYETDKAREKRLVKEARASEIQAKNLASGKKNKEPGVSKVLKARGEASYYKVTCKDNGKGMPHDDIPNMFGRVLSGTKYGLKQTRGKFGLGAKMALIWSKMSTGLPIEISSSMKSQNYVTFCRLDIDIHRNIPHIHLHEKKANKEKWHGAEIQVVIEGNWTTYRSKILHYMRQMAVITPYAQFLFRFISETPEKNVTVKFTRRTDVMPPIPIETKHHPSSVDLLLIKRLVTDTSKKTLLQFLQNEFVNINKNLAARLIGEMGPDFSPGMAVKSVTSQQMVRIHQLFRQAKFDDPSGDCLSPAGEYNLRLGIIKELHPDMVATHSGSAQVFEGHPFIVEAGVSVGGRDVKQGINIFRFANRIPLLFEQGGDVVTRTALKRINWNSYKINQTQDKIGVFVSIVSTKIPFKGTGKEYIGDDISEIATAVKSAIQQCCIQLKSKIVKRLQAREQQERKRSLSRYIPDATGAVYEVLKQMTEEHTKKRKRYKEEETAMLEKVSKLIITKETLKEKLAEHVEQVDYEMALEYATQSGVSEEPRENIYLQQLNPNHSNFIDLHSPTFVFRLIL
- the LOC125594253 gene encoding DNA topoisomerase 6 subunit B isoform X1; the protein is MAGGDSPAETKKGSSKTSKNTKESSKESTLKQKSPAEFFAENKNIAGFDNPGKSLYTTVRELVENALDSSESISELPEVEVTIEEIGKSKFNSMIGLIDRERVDTKLYDDYETDKAREKRLVKEARASEIQAKNLASGKKNKEPGVSKVLKARGEASYYKVTCKDNGKGMPHDDIPNMFGRVLSGTKYGLKQTRGKFGLGAKMALIWSKMSTGLPIEISSSMKSQNYVTFCRLDIDIHRNIPHIHLHEKKANKEKWHGAEIQVVIEGNWTTYRSKILHYMRQMAVITPYAQFLFRFISETPEKNVTVKFTRRTDVMPPIPIETKHHPSSVDLLLIKRLVTDTSKKTLLQFLQNEFVNINKNLAARLIGEMGPDFSPGMAVKSVTSQQMVRIHQLFRQAKFDDPSGDCLSPAGEYNLRLGIIKELHPDMVATHSGSAQVFEGHPFIVEAGVSVGGRDVKQGINIFRFANRIPLLFEQGGDVVTRTALKRINWNSYKINQTQDKIGVFVSIVSTKIPFKGTGKEYIGDDISEIATAVKSAIQQCCIQLKSKIVKRLQAREQQERKRSLSRYIPDATGAVYEVLKQMTEEHTKKRKRYKEEETAMLEKVSKLIITKETLKEKLAEHVEQVDYEMALEYATQSGVSEEPRENIYLQQLNPNHSNFIDLHSPTFVFRLIL
- the LOC106451860 gene encoding uncharacterized protein YMR315W-like — encoded protein: MANASPPGIAILGAGIFVKTQYIPRLAEISDLVNLKAIWSRSEESAKGAVEVARKHFPGVECKWGDEGLNEIIQDSSILGVAVVIAGQTQVEMSLKMLKVGKHVLQEKPAAASIGEIETAMTSYKNISTDSPCRPIWAVAENYRFEPAFVELKKLVEEIGDMMNVQLIIEGSMNSSNPYFSSSWRRNLDGGFILDMGVHYIAGLRMLVGCEVTSVSATTSHVDKTLPAPDNITSNFQLENGCSGVFVMVVSSRSPKILWRVVGLKGTVQLERGVQDGRHGYMATVYGEGGTSRTIFYPFSGVTEELKAFFNDISGASKEQEPRLSYVEGARDVAVLEAMLESGARNGAVIPVKKF
- the LOC106451861 gene encoding CCR4-NOT transcription complex subunit 9 isoform X2, which codes for MANLPPSLSMGTPFGGPSTSAAGAPANKDRNLASAEQLVLDLSNPELRENALLELSKKRELFQDLAPLLWNSFGTIAALLQEIVSIYSVLAPPNLTPAQSNRVCNSLALLQCVASHSDTRMLFLKAHIPLYLYPFLNTTSKSRPFEYLRLTSLGVIGALVKVDDTEVISFLLSTEIIPLCLRTMEMGSELSKTVATFIVQKILLDDVGMDYICTTAERFFAVGRVLGNMVQSLVEQPSPRLLKHIIRCYLRLSDNPRACAALGSCLPDSLRDGTFSNCLREDQIARRWLQQLVHNVGVGRVPSHQGGGFEHML
- the LOC106451861 gene encoding CCR4-NOT transcription complex subunit 9 isoform X1 is translated as MANLPPSLSMGTPFGGPSTSAAGAPANKDRNLASAEQLVLDLSNPELRENALLELSKKRELFQDLAPLLWNSFGTIAALLQEIVSIYSVLAPPNLTPAQSNRVCNSLALLQIPDTLISCFHTLQCVASHSDTRMLFLKAHIPLYLYPFLNTTSKSRPFEYLRLTSLGVIGALVKVDDTEVISFLLSTEIIPLCLRTMEMGSELSKTVATFIVQKILLDDVGMDYICTTAERFFAVGRVLGNMVQSLVEQPSPRLLKHIIRCYLRLSDNPRACAALGSCLPDSLRDGTFSNCLREDQIARRWLQQLVHNVGVGRVPSHQGGGFEHML